A stretch of Primulina tabacum isolate GXHZ01 chromosome 13, ASM2559414v2, whole genome shotgun sequence DNA encodes these proteins:
- the LOC142522467 gene encoding uncharacterized protein LOC142522467 produces MAASPRCRWPGSHTTVVFQTSSITIFPLISAKLRSIVDRSSVLNSSTFLSCCRGCFENKLSVNGRKGPRKSVDAVALESGSGRNEGFNSSTNRVSGGMTVENGKSLNLRKSLIGKRALWRRIFFVSKRVRSIILLNCLTIIYASNIPVLKEVESIVDPDVFGILRFSMTAIPFIPFVLRASNDAHTRNAGIELGFWVSLGYIMQALGLLTSDAGRASFISMFTVIIVPLIDGMLGSIIPARTWFGALMSIIGIAMLECSGSAPCVGDLLNFLSAVFFGIHMLRTEHISRRTKRENFLPLLGYEVCTVALLSIIWYFIESWFGNGFQESNPLSWTMASVFDHIMEFLWVPALYTGIFSTGLCLWIEMAAMCDVSAAETAVVYGLEPVWGAGFAWFLLGERWGISGWIGAALVLGGSLTVQIMGATSNSLLRESKDGDAETNMLT; encoded by the exons ATGGCTGCGTCACCACGATGCCGGTGGCCGGGGAGTCACACCACCGTTGTATTTCAGACTTCCTCCATCACTATTTTCCCCCTCATTTCCGCTAAATTGAGGAGTATTGTGGATAGGTCTTCCGTTTTGAACTCTTCTACCTTTTTATCTTGTTGTCGAGGTTGTTTTGAAAATAAGCTTTCAGTTAATGGGAGGAAGGGTCCGAGAAAATCAGTTGATGCTGTTGCTTTGGAGAGTGGTTCGGGAAGAAACGAAGGGTTTAATTCTTCAACAAATAGGGTTTCTGGTGGCATGACAGTGGAAAATGGTAAGAGCTTGAATTTGAGAAAATCGCTAATTGGAAAGCGTGCATTGTGGCGGAGGATATTTTTTGTGTCGAAGAGAGTGAGGAGCATCATTTTGCTTAATTGTCTCACAATTATTTATG CTAGTAATATTCCTGTCTTAAAGGAAGTTGAATCAATCGTTGATCCTGATGTGTTTGGCATTCTGCGTTTCTCTATGACTGCAATTCCATTCATACCATTTGTGCTCCGGGCTAGTAACGATGCTCATACTCGTAATGCGGGGATAGAGTTGGGATTTTGGGTCAGCTTAGGATATATCATGCAGGCATTGGGACTCCTCACTTCTGATGCTGGACGGGCATCATTTATCTCTATGTTTACT GTAATAATTGTACCGCTGATTGATGGCATGCTAGGATCTATAATACCTGCTCGTACCTGGTTTGGAGCTCTCATGTCTATCATTGGGATAGCCATGCTGGAGTGCAGTGGATCAGCTCCATGC GTTGGAGACTTATTAAATTTCTTAAGCGCGGTGTTTTTTGGGATTCATATGCTAAGAACAGAACATATTTCTAGAAGGACAAAAAGGGAAAACTTCTTACCTCTTCTTGGATACGAG GTATGCACTGTTGCCCTTCTATCAATTATTTGGTACTTCATTGAAAGCTGGTTCGGTAATGGTTTCCAAGAATCAAATCCATTATCTTGGACAATGGCTTCGGTGTTCGATCATATCATGGAGTTTCTTTGGGTACCAGCACTTTATACTGGCATTTTTTCAACAGGTTTATGCTTATGGATAGAG ATGGCTGCCATGTGTGATGTTTCGGCCGCAGAAACTGCAGTAGTTTATGGTCTTGAACCAGTATGGGGTGCTGGATTTGCTTGGTTTTTACTTGGTGAGAGATGGGGCATAAGTGGATGGATTGGCGCTGCTCTTGTTCTAG GAGGAAGTTTGACTGTTCAGATAATGGGAGCTACGTCGAACTCCTTGTTAAGAGAAAGCAAAGACGGGGATGCAGAGACTAATATGCTCACATAA